The Candidatus Acidiferrales bacterium genome has a segment encoding these proteins:
- a CDS encoding type II toxin-antitoxin system HicB family antitoxin: MSIRDFKVFLEPDAEYGGYVAVCPSIQGCYSQGKTVNEALANIREAIELCLEDMESRGEEIADPNNVLIGSVVIAK; encoded by the coding sequence ATGAGCATCCGAGATTTTAAGGTTTTCCTCGAACCCGACGCGGAATATGGCGGTTACGTTGCCGTGTGCCCCTCAATCCAGGGCTGCTACTCGCAAGGAAAAACTGTCAACGAGGCGCTCGCCAATATTCGTGAGGCCATCGAATTGTGCCTCGAGGATATGGAAAGCCGGGGCGAAGAAATTGCCGATCCCAATAACGTGCTAATCGGCAGCGTCGTCATTGCCAAGTAA
- a CDS encoding deoxynucleoside kinase, protein MADPKFKTPRYFAIEGPIRVGKSTLAKILAERLHARRVFDCEDNPFLSAFYDEKPGAAFAAQMHFLMERHQRLVEIDREKNPGPVVSDFLFEKDKIFAYVNLDNEELKLYERYYEMLASSLTIPDLVIYLQAKPEVLKRRISKKGAPEESNISPEYLETIAQAYEHFFFHYSASNLLVVDTSDIDFVERNQDLQELLRRLKQPVKGTQYFLPLGPE, encoded by the coding sequence ATGGCGGACCCGAAATTCAAGACGCCGCGCTATTTTGCGATCGAAGGGCCGATTCGCGTCGGCAAATCCACGCTGGCGAAAATTCTGGCGGAACGATTGCACGCGCGGCGCGTCTTCGATTGCGAAGATAATCCTTTCCTGAGCGCTTTCTACGACGAAAAACCGGGAGCGGCATTCGCGGCGCAGATGCATTTCCTGATGGAGCGGCATCAGCGGCTGGTGGAAATCGACCGGGAAAAAAACCCCGGGCCGGTGGTGAGCGATTTTCTTTTCGAGAAAGACAAAATTTTCGCCTACGTCAACCTGGACAACGAAGAGCTGAAGCTTTACGAGCGCTACTACGAAATGCTGGCGTCTTCGCTGACCATCCCCGACCTGGTGATTTATCTTCAGGCCAAACCGGAAGTGCTGAAGCGGCGCATCTCGAAAAAAGGCGCGCCGGAGGAATCGAACATTTCGCCGGAGTATCTGGAAACCATCGCGCAGGCATACGAGCATTTTTTCTTTCACTATTCGGCGTCGAATCTGCTGGTGGTGGACACGTCGGACATCGACTTCGTGGAGCGCAACCAGGATTTGCAGGAGCTGCTGCGGCGGCTGAAGCAGCCAGTGAAAGGCACGCAGTACTTCCTGCCCCTCGGCCCGGAATGA
- a CDS encoding amidohydrolase family protein, producing the protein MRKFAACFAMAGFLLCAAATPLAAQDASKLAPGVREFVKVSAPVVALTHARVIDGTGAAARTDQTIVIADGKIQSVGDSSSAAVPSGAQEIDLTGKTVIPGLVGMHEHLFYPSGGRTAVAMYNEMGFSFPRLYLANGVTSMRTTGSIEPYTDLELKKLIDAGELAGPNIYVTGPYLEGAGAFTPQMHQLTGPEDARRTVDFWADEGVTSFKAYMHITRAELGAAIEEAHKRGIKVTGHLCSIGFKEATALGIDDLEHGLMVDTEFDPGKTPDVCPSQQVTAQTLAGIDAEGAPMQGTIRDLVAHHVAVTSTIVIFETVSPNQPPLEQRVIDAMLPEAAISYLATRAQIGQSTNSPWPGLLKKEMQFERDFVKAGGVLLAGEDPTGYGGDLAGFGDQREMELLVEAGFTPAEAIHIYTENGARFLGEDEHIGTLAAGKNADLAVIDGDPSAKIEDIEKTELVFKNGIGYDSAKLIASVHGTVGLH; encoded by the coding sequence ATGAGAAAATTTGCCGCATGTTTCGCGATGGCGGGATTTCTTTTGTGTGCTGCGGCGACGCCGCTTGCGGCGCAAGACGCGAGCAAGCTCGCGCCGGGCGTGCGCGAATTCGTGAAAGTGAGTGCGCCGGTGGTGGCGCTTACGCACGCGCGCGTGATCGACGGTACAGGCGCGGCGGCGCGGACGGACCAAACCATCGTGATTGCGGACGGCAAAATTCAGTCGGTCGGCGACTCGTCGAGCGCTGCGGTTCCGAGCGGTGCACAGGAGATTGATCTTACAGGCAAGACGGTGATTCCCGGCCTCGTCGGGATGCACGAGCATTTGTTCTATCCTTCGGGCGGGCGAACGGCCGTGGCGATGTACAACGAAATGGGATTCAGTTTTCCGCGGCTGTATCTGGCGAATGGCGTGACGTCCATGCGGACGACGGGGAGCATCGAGCCGTACACGGATCTGGAACTGAAAAAACTGATTGATGCGGGCGAACTGGCGGGGCCAAATATTTATGTCACAGGCCCGTATCTCGAGGGCGCGGGAGCGTTCACGCCGCAGATGCACCAGCTTACGGGGCCGGAGGACGCGCGCAGGACGGTTGATTTTTGGGCGGATGAGGGAGTGACTTCGTTCAAAGCGTATATGCACATCACACGGGCGGAACTGGGCGCGGCGATTGAAGAAGCGCACAAGCGCGGCATAAAAGTGACCGGACATCTCTGTTCGATTGGGTTCAAGGAAGCCACGGCGCTGGGAATCGACGACCTAGAGCATGGATTGATGGTGGATACGGAGTTTGATCCCGGGAAAACGCCGGATGTTTGCCCGTCGCAGCAAGTGACCGCACAGACGCTCGCGGGAATCGACGCGGAAGGCGCGCCGATGCAGGGAACGATACGCGATCTTGTGGCGCATCACGTGGCGGTGACTTCGACGATCGTGATTTTCGAAACGGTTTCGCCGAATCAGCCGCCGCTTGAGCAGCGCGTGATTGACGCGATGCTTCCGGAAGCGGCGATTTCCTACCTTGCGACACGCGCACAAATCGGGCAAAGCACGAACTCGCCGTGGCCGGGGCTGCTGAAGAAGGAAATGCAATTCGAGCGAGATTTCGTGAAGGCCGGAGGAGTGTTGCTCGCGGGCGAAGATCCAACGGGATACGGCGGCGATCTGGCGGGGTTCGGGGATCAGCGCGAGATGGAGCTTCTGGTCGAGGCGGGATTTACCCCCGCGGAAGCGATTCACATTTACACGGAAAATGGCGCGCGGTTTCTGGGCGAGGATGAGCACATCGGAACGCTGGCCGCGGGCAAGAATGCGGACCTGGCGGTGATTGACGGGGATCCCTCTGCGAAAATCGAGGACATCGAAAAGACCGAGCTCGTTTTCAAGAACGGAATCGGTTACGACTCCGCGAAATTGATTGCATCCGTTCACGGAACCGTGGGACTGCACTGA
- a CDS encoding HAMP domain-containing sensor histidine kinase: MKLAKSTWIVVAAWAVFVGGFALVSLLTPSGDSRKAFADITLCIVPLFANACLLWNASSPYPRQNNFWMLLAFGCTLWLAGRLIWTYQDLVLHTPAGSSSPIDIIFFLHVVPLMASLALLPHSSKMRESLRYGYLDLLLLGVWWTFLYLFLAFAWAQDPTHIALNRIRDLQVYGLANLVFLFGVGILALRAKPGWRGVYGNLFGASAMYVAGMSLTVMPTFEGRFHAGSILNLPTIAAFVWFGTTGILAHRANLSPETSDRPAPPRDAQWPARLAILCILTMPLMAAWSEFASDAPLPVRRFRLFLTLLSIVMGTALLFWRQQLVDRERLSLMKGLEDSVDNLKRLQTQFVQAEKLASLGQLAAGAAHEINNPLTAILGYADLIQADPIATDRSRSLGEKIREQARRTKVLVTNLLSFARQVPAEKQLLDIKSVLTSAIELRQLDLRDKHIRIEVENPSVLPAVRGDPNQLLQVFYNLINNAVDAMETVGGGVLTVRTRSERGSVVLDFSDTGPGLRDPERVFDPFYTTKPVGKGTGLGLSICYGIIQEHGGQIRGFNRAEGGCTFRVALPAVLALFPQMAGGTPAHTH, encoded by the coding sequence ATGAAACTGGCGAAATCCACGTGGATAGTTGTCGCCGCATGGGCTGTATTTGTCGGCGGCTTCGCCCTTGTTTCTCTTTTGACGCCTTCCGGCGACTCCCGGAAGGCCTTCGCCGATATCACCTTGTGCATCGTCCCGCTTTTCGCCAATGCCTGCTTGCTCTGGAATGCTTCTTCTCCTTATCCTCGCCAGAATAATTTCTGGATGCTCCTGGCCTTTGGCTGCACGCTTTGGCTCGCCGGAAGGCTGATTTGGACCTATCAGGACCTCGTCCTTCACACTCCAGCCGGCTCATCTTCCCCCATTGACATCATTTTTTTCCTGCACGTTGTGCCGCTGATGGCCTCCCTGGCTCTTCTGCCGCACTCTTCGAAAATGCGCGAATCCTTGCGCTATGGCTATCTCGACCTTCTTCTTCTTGGAGTTTGGTGGACGTTCCTCTACTTGTTCCTCGCTTTCGCGTGGGCGCAGGATCCAACTCACATCGCCTTGAACCGCATTCGTGACCTTCAGGTCTATGGCCTGGCGAACCTCGTTTTTCTCTTCGGCGTCGGCATCCTGGCTCTTCGCGCCAAGCCCGGCTGGCGCGGCGTCTACGGAAATCTTTTCGGCGCCTCTGCGATGTACGTCGCCGGCATGTCGCTCACTGTCATGCCTACTTTCGAGGGCCGCTTTCATGCCGGCAGCATTCTGAACCTGCCCACCATCGCGGCCTTTGTGTGGTTCGGCACCACGGGCATTTTGGCGCATCGTGCAAATCTCTCGCCCGAAACATCGGACCGGCCCGCTCCCCCTCGCGATGCCCAGTGGCCTGCGCGCCTCGCGATTCTCTGCATTTTGACCATGCCTCTCATGGCCGCATGGAGCGAGTTCGCCAGCGACGCGCCGCTGCCCGTAAGGCGTTTTCGCCTTTTCCTCACTCTTCTCAGCATCGTCATGGGAACCGCCTTGCTCTTCTGGCGGCAGCAGTTGGTTGATCGTGAGCGCCTGAGCCTCATGAAGGGCCTGGAGGACTCTGTCGACAACTTGAAGCGCCTCCAAACGCAATTCGTCCAGGCCGAAAAGCTCGCTTCTCTCGGCCAGCTCGCCGCTGGCGCTGCGCACGAAATCAATAATCCTCTCACCGCAATTCTCGGCTATGCCGATTTGATTCAAGCCGATCCTATCGCCACCGACCGCTCTCGCAGTCTTGGCGAAAAAATCCGCGAGCAAGCTCGGCGCACAAAAGTTCTCGTCACCAATCTCCTCAGCTTCGCGCGCCAGGTGCCTGCCGAAAAACAGTTGCTCGACATCAAGTCCGTGCTCACCAGCGCGATCGAACTCCGTCAGCTCGACCTTCGCGACAAGCACATTCGCATCGAAGTGGAGAATCCATCCGTTCTTCCCGCTGTTCGCGGCGACCCCAATCAGCTTCTCCAGGTTTTCTACAACCTCATCAACAACGCCGTTGACGCCATGGAAACCGTCGGTGGCGGCGTCCTCACCGTCCGCACGCGCAGCGAGCGCGGCAGCGTCGTCCTCGATTTTTCGGATACCGGTCCCGGCCTGCGCGATCCCGAACGCGTCTTCGATCCCTTCTACACCACCAAGCCCGTCGGCAAAGGCACCGGCCTCGGTCTGAGTATCTGCTACGGAATCATTCAGGAACACGGCGGCCAGATTCGCGGCTTCAATCGCGCCGAAGGCGGCTGCACGTTTCGCGTCGCTCTTCCCGCCGTGCTCGCGCTCTTCCCGCAAATGGCCGGCGGCACTCCCGCGCATACGCACTAA
- a CDS encoding M20/M25/M40 family metallo-hydrolase, with amino-acid sequence MIKRSCSFLFVAIFACITPSAFAQSDSGKVPGSLGDDLRQFAETPAVPGYESALAADIRGRLKSFSPQLDIKSDNLDDVIVTIGSGSPKRLIVAPMDEPGYVVGNITDDGYIQLQRLPQFGNLPLFNELYSAQPVEIQSASGKWIPGVVAGLSIHLLPGRLHPPDPSDIENMYVDVGASSAAEVKRLGADLLSPVVMDRTLFSLDNNSYTAAAVGDRFGDAALVDLLRHIDPSKINGTLVVAFAAQQWAGARGLERLIDEENPDELIYVGRLTAAPPIPTEPTLHRGPRRDLGSGVLVGSQDTSGNFSGFAQDLKSLADSNRIPIAMDFSGAMMPPSYLAPPKTPDKTAHLAIATAWPDTPAEIISANDLMDLTHLLEAYAQGSVATEPATNSIASSQPASLWDTPPTNEQILKHLVETYAVSEHEARMRDAVKSLLPKWAKPETDDAGNLILQIGSAPPSAHVPSIMFVAHMDEIGYVVQEILPNGKLAVSGGGGLPNYFLGHAALVHTMNGRDIPAVMELPEGWDEPGFQFPRGRGLMYRADVGARSPEEVAQMGIAAGDYITIPKKYRRLAGTRANARSFDDRVGDTALISAAWTLGPNLKDRDVTFVWSTGEELGLVGAGKLAARLGAEGKAPQYVFAIDTFVSSDSPLESKRFGDAKLGDGFVVRAVDNSSIVPRKLVEKVVSIARANHIPVQYGTTGGGNDGSAFLRYGSIDVALGWPLRYSHSPGEVIDLRDLDGLAHIVDALSRSW; translated from the coding sequence ATGATAAAACGTTCCTGCTCCTTTCTTTTCGTCGCGATCTTCGCCTGCATCACTCCATCCGCATTCGCACAATCAGACTCCGGCAAAGTTCCCGGCTCGCTCGGCGACGACCTTCGCCAATTCGCCGAAACTCCGGCCGTTCCCGGCTATGAATCCGCGCTCGCCGCGGATATTCGCGGCCGCCTGAAATCTTTTTCGCCCCAATTGGATATAAAGTCCGACAATCTCGATGACGTTATCGTCACCATCGGCAGCGGCAGCCCCAAGCGCCTCATCGTCGCGCCCATGGACGAGCCTGGCTACGTTGTCGGTAACATCACCGACGACGGCTACATTCAGCTCCAGCGCCTCCCGCAGTTCGGTAATCTTCCGCTCTTCAACGAGCTCTATTCCGCGCAGCCCGTCGAAATTCAATCTGCCTCCGGCAAATGGATCCCCGGGGTCGTTGCCGGTCTTTCCATTCATCTCCTCCCCGGACGTCTCCATCCCCCCGATCCTTCCGACATCGAAAATATGTACGTTGACGTTGGCGCCAGTTCCGCTGCCGAAGTGAAGCGCCTCGGCGCCGATCTCCTGAGTCCCGTGGTCATGGACCGCACTCTCTTTTCGCTCGATAATAATTCCTATACTGCCGCTGCTGTCGGCGACCGCTTCGGCGACGCCGCTCTCGTCGATCTGCTGCGCCACATCGATCCTTCGAAAATCAATGGCACGCTGGTCGTCGCCTTTGCGGCCCAGCAATGGGCTGGCGCGCGCGGCCTCGAGCGTCTGATTGATGAAGAGAACCCCGACGAACTCATCTACGTCGGCCGCCTGACCGCTGCGCCGCCGATTCCCACCGAGCCTACGTTGCATCGCGGGCCGCGCCGCGATTTGGGCAGCGGCGTGCTCGTTGGTTCGCAGGATACGAGCGGAAATTTCTCTGGTTTCGCTCAGGACCTCAAATCTCTCGCCGATTCCAATCGAATTCCCATTGCGATGGATTTTTCCGGCGCGATGATGCCGCCGAGCTATCTTGCCCCGCCGAAGACTCCCGATAAAACCGCGCACCTCGCGATTGCCACCGCCTGGCCGGACACGCCTGCGGAAATCATCTCTGCGAATGACCTGATGGATCTGACGCATCTCCTCGAAGCCTACGCGCAAGGCTCGGTCGCAACCGAGCCCGCAACCAACAGCATTGCGTCGTCTCAGCCTGCCAGTTTGTGGGACACGCCGCCGACGAACGAACAGATCCTGAAGCATCTCGTCGAAACCTATGCCGTCAGCGAGCATGAAGCCCGCATGCGCGACGCGGTGAAAAGCCTGCTCCCGAAGTGGGCCAAGCCTGAAACCGACGACGCCGGAAATCTCATTCTTCAAATCGGCTCCGCTCCGCCTTCTGCTCATGTTCCCAGCATCATGTTCGTCGCGCACATGGATGAAATCGGCTACGTCGTTCAGGAAATTTTGCCCAATGGAAAACTCGCTGTCAGCGGCGGAGGCGGACTGCCCAATTATTTCCTGGGCCACGCCGCGCTGGTTCACACCATGAATGGCCGCGACATTCCCGCCGTGATGGAGCTGCCCGAAGGCTGGGACGAGCCCGGCTTCCAGTTTCCCCGCGGCCGCGGGTTGATGTATCGCGCCGACGTGGGCGCGCGTTCGCCTGAGGAAGTTGCGCAAATGGGCATCGCCGCCGGCGACTACATCACCATTCCGAAGAAATACCGCCGCCTCGCCGGCACACGCGCCAATGCGCGCAGCTTCGACGATCGCGTCGGCGACACCGCGCTGATTTCCGCCGCGTGGACGCTCGGGCCGAATCTGAAAGACCGCGACGTCACATTCGTTTGGTCCACGGGTGAAGAGCTCGGCCTCGTCGGCGCCGGCAAACTCGCCGCGCGGCTTGGCGCCGAAGGCAAAGCGCCGCAATACGTCTTCGCCATCGACACTTTCGTCAGCTCCGATTCTCCGCTTGAGTCCAAGCGCTTCGGCGACGCCAAACTCGGCGACGGATTCGTTGTCCGCGCCGTGGACAATTCCAGTATTGTTCCCCGCAAACTGGTCGAAAAAGTTGTTTCCATCGCTCGCGCCAATCATATTCCGGTGCAATACGGAACCACGGGCGGCGGCAACGACGGCTCTGCGTTTTTGCGCTACGGCTCGATTGACGTCGCGCTCGGCTGGCCCCTGCGCTATTCGCATTCGCCGGGTGAAGTGATCGACCTGCGCGATCTCGATGGCCTCGCGCACATCGTTGACGCGCTCTCGCGCAGTTGGTAG
- a CDS encoding tryptophanase, protein MPIKTIIEPFRIKSVEPIRGTTRREREKLLAAAGYNLFLVASDDILIDLLTDSGTNAMSTEQWAAMMRGDESYAGSPSFQRFRKSIQAIMGFKHVIPTHQGRAAERILFGVMCKKGDVVPNNTHFDTTRANCEFVGAEALDIPIAEAREPQTRHPFKGNMDTAKLTAVIDRVGAKRVPLVMLTATNNSGGGQPVSLENIKAVKKICARHKIPLYIDACRFAENAYFIKLREPGFAKRSPREIAQEMFRHADGCTMSAKKDGLANIGGFLCTNNDLLAQQEKDLLILTEGFPTYGGLAGRDLDAIAVGLNEALDEDYLNYRIVSTAYLGDHIAAEGVPIVQPPGGHAIYIDAREFLPHIPPAQFPGVALAAELYIEGGIRSVEIGSLMFGKRDEKGVEHPGPMDLLRLAIPRRVYTQSHIDYVVEVILEVWRRRKKIRGLELTYQAPFLRHFTARFRPARMHKGER, encoded by the coding sequence ATGCCCATCAAGACGATCATCGAGCCGTTTCGCATCAAGTCCGTTGAGCCGATTCGCGGCACCACGCGCCGCGAACGCGAGAAGCTTCTCGCCGCCGCGGGCTACAATCTTTTTCTCGTCGCTTCCGACGACATTTTGATCGATCTGCTCACCGACTCCGGCACGAACGCGATGTCCACCGAGCAGTGGGCCGCGATGATGCGCGGCGACGAGTCGTATGCCGGCTCGCCGAGCTTCCAGCGCTTTCGCAAGTCCATTCAGGCCATCATGGGATTCAAGCACGTGATTCCCACGCATCAGGGGCGCGCCGCGGAGCGAATTCTCTTCGGAGTGATGTGCAAAAAAGGCGACGTGGTTCCCAACAACACGCATTTCGATACGACGCGCGCGAATTGCGAATTCGTCGGCGCCGAAGCGCTGGATATTCCCATCGCCGAAGCGCGCGAGCCGCAGACGCGCCATCCCTTCAAAGGCAACATGGACACGGCGAAGCTCACTGCTGTGATCGACCGTGTGGGCGCGAAGCGCGTGCCGCTCGTGATGCTCACGGCGACGAATAATTCCGGCGGCGGCCAGCCCGTGTCGCTCGAAAACATCAAAGCGGTGAAGAAAATCTGCGCGCGCCACAAGATTCCGCTGTATATCGATGCGTGCCGCTTTGCCGAAAATGCGTACTTCATAAAACTCCGCGAACCCGGCTTTGCGAAAAGATCTCCGCGCGAAATCGCTCAGGAAATGTTTCGCCATGCCGACGGCTGTACAATGTCCGCGAAAAAAGACGGCCTCGCGAATATCGGAGGATTCCTCTGCACCAACAATGATTTGCTGGCACAGCAGGAAAAAGATTTGCTGATTCTGACGGAAGGTTTCCCCACATACGGCGGACTCGCGGGGCGCGATCTGGACGCCATCGCTGTGGGATTGAACGAAGCGCTCGACGAAGATTATTTGAATTACCGCATCGTCTCCACGGCGTATCTGGGCGATCACATTGCCGCGGAAGGCGTGCCGATTGTGCAGCCGCCGGGCGGGCACGCGATTTATATCGATGCGCGGGAATTTTTGCCGCACATTCCGCCGGCACAATTTCCCGGCGTAGCGCTGGCGGCGGAACTGTATATCGAGGGCGGAATCCGCTCCGTCGAAATCGGCTCGCTGATGTTCGGGAAGCGCGACGAAAAGGGCGTGGAGCATCCGGGACCGATGGACCTGCTGCGGCTGGCGATTCCGCGGCGCGTTTACACGCAATCGCACATCGACTACGTGGTCGAAGTGATCCTCGAAGTGTGGCGGCGGCGCAAAAAAATCCGCGGGCTGGAATTGACATATCAGGCGCCCTTCCTGCGGCACTTCACGGCGCGATTCCGGCCGGCGAGGATGCACAAAGGCGAGCGGTGA
- a CDS encoding P1 family peptidase, producing MMRTVKIVMLGCAVALIAGIALAQTEESSAMNTKPRARDLGIGIGVYEQGPLDAITDVAGVEVGQTTIIQGNDVRTGVTAILPHAGNMFQQKVAAAVYVFNAFGKLVGSTQVNELGQIETPILLTNTLSVWDAAAAMTDWMLALPGNEEVRSINPLVGETNDGWLNDIRGRHVKAADVVKALESARGGAVEEGTVGAGTGTVAFGWKGGIGTSSRRLPANVGGYTVGVLVQTNFGGNLTIAGVPVYRELQPPRRMADAHGEKRDSADGSCMMVVATDAPLDARQLMRLGKRATFGLARAGSSGSNGSGDFVIAFSTTAKIPGDAQGSAAASLSEEALSPLFEAASEATEEAIDNSLLRATTVTGRDGHVIEALPIERLKEILAEHGVHP from the coding sequence ATGATGAGAACGGTGAAAATCGTGATGCTCGGTTGTGCGGTGGCGCTGATCGCTGGAATTGCGTTGGCGCAGACAGAGGAGAGTAGCGCGATGAACACGAAGCCGCGGGCGAGGGATTTGGGAATAGGCATCGGCGTGTATGAGCAGGGGCCGCTTGATGCGATCACGGATGTGGCGGGAGTGGAAGTGGGGCAGACGACGATCATTCAGGGAAATGACGTGCGCACGGGAGTGACGGCGATTTTGCCACACGCGGGAAATATGTTTCAGCAGAAAGTCGCGGCCGCGGTGTACGTGTTCAACGCGTTTGGAAAGCTGGTGGGATCGACGCAGGTGAACGAGCTCGGGCAGATCGAGACGCCGATTTTGCTGACGAACACGCTGAGCGTGTGGGACGCGGCTGCGGCGATGACGGACTGGATGCTGGCGCTGCCGGGAAATGAGGAGGTGCGGTCGATCAATCCGCTGGTGGGCGAAACGAATGACGGATGGCTGAATGACATTCGCGGACGGCACGTGAAGGCAGCGGATGTCGTGAAGGCGCTGGAGTCGGCGCGCGGCGGAGCAGTGGAGGAGGGAACTGTTGGCGCGGGAACGGGCACGGTGGCGTTTGGGTGGAAAGGCGGAATCGGGACGAGTTCGCGGCGATTGCCTGCGAATGTTGGCGGCTACACGGTGGGCGTGCTGGTGCAGACGAATTTCGGAGGGAATTTGACGATTGCAGGCGTGCCGGTGTATCGCGAACTGCAGCCTCCGCGACGCATGGCGGATGCGCATGGCGAGAAACGCGATTCGGCGGATGGGTCGTGCATGATGGTGGTGGCGACGGACGCGCCGCTCGATGCGCGGCAGTTGATGCGGCTCGGGAAGCGGGCGACGTTTGGGCTGGCGCGCGCGGGATCTTCGGGCAGCAACGGGAGCGGAGATTTTGTGATCGCTTTTTCGACCACGGCGAAAATTCCCGGCGATGCACAGGGGAGTGCGGCGGCGAGTCTTTCGGAGGAAGCGCTATCGCCGCTGTTTGAAGCTGCCAGTGAAGCGACGGAAGAAGCGATTGATAATTCGCTGCTGCGCGCGACGACGGTCACCGGACGCGATGGCCACGTGATCGAAGCGCTGCCGATTGAACGGTTGAAAGAAATTCTGGCGGAGCACGGCGTTCATCCGTGA
- a CDS encoding class I SAM-dependent methyltransferase, which translates to MSDPGQTQRPTPERIFQALNGYQLTAALKAAIELEIFTAIGGGADMAAVIASRCQASERGVRILCDYLVVHGFLTKSGKGYGLAPDAAVFLDRRSHTYIGACTGFLTSPFIRGEFDRLVEAVRKGGTMMGPEGSMAPDHPMWVEFARSMAPLQGLMAETVAKVIGVDPAAKCKVLDIAAGHGMFGVTVARHNPNAEIYAVDWSGVLDVAKENAERAGVSSRFHAIPGDAFRVEFGSDYDLVLLANFLHHFDPAAIEKFMRKTHAALKSGGRAVTLEFIPNEDRISPPFPAAFGVIVLATTAGGDAYTFAEYEQMFRRAGFAENELRVLPSTHGVIISRK; encoded by the coding sequence ATGAGTGATCCCGGTCAAACGCAACGGCCCACGCCGGAGCGAATTTTTCAGGCGCTCAACGGATATCAACTGACGGCGGCTCTGAAGGCGGCAATCGAGTTGGAGATTTTCACGGCTATCGGCGGCGGCGCGGATATGGCTGCGGTGATTGCGTCGCGCTGCCAGGCGTCGGAGCGGGGGGTGCGGATTTTGTGCGATTACCTCGTCGTGCATGGCTTTTTGACGAAGAGCGGCAAGGGGTACGGACTTGCGCCGGACGCCGCGGTGTTTCTCGATCGCCGGTCGCATACGTACATCGGCGCATGCACTGGTTTCCTTACGTCGCCTTTCATCCGAGGGGAATTCGACAGACTTGTGGAGGCCGTACGCAAAGGCGGGACAATGATGGGACCGGAAGGCTCGATGGCTCCGGACCATCCCATGTGGGTGGAGTTTGCGCGCTCGATGGCGCCACTGCAGGGGCTCATGGCGGAAACGGTGGCGAAAGTGATCGGAGTAGATCCCGCTGCGAAGTGCAAAGTGCTGGATATTGCCGCGGGCCACGGAATGTTTGGCGTGACGGTAGCGCGGCATAATCCGAACGCGGAGATTTACGCTGTCGATTGGTCCGGAGTCCTGGACGTGGCCAAGGAAAATGCGGAAAGAGCGGGAGTATCTTCGCGATTTCACGCGATTCCCGGCGATGCGTTTCGAGTGGAATTCGGTTCGGATTACGATCTCGTCCTGCTGGCAAATTTTCTGCACCACTTCGATCCGGCGGCGATTGAGAAGTTCATGCGCAAGACGCATGCCGCTCTCAAATCCGGCGGACGCGCCGTTACCCTTGAATTTATTCCCAATGAGGACCGCATTTCACCGCCGTTTCCCGCTGCATTCGGCGTCATTGTGCTGGCAACAACGGCTGGCGGAGACGCTTATACGTTTGCAGAATACGAGCAGATGTTTCGCAGAGCGGGATTCGCGGAGAACGAGCTGCGTGTTCTTCCTTCGACGCACGGCGTAATCATTTCCCGAAAATAA